One Haloterrigena salifodinae DNA window includes the following coding sequences:
- the sufB gene encoding Fe-S cluster assembly protein SufB, with protein MSSDQDHLKETDTEARFEFKKEENSAVKSDKGLTEEVIRMISEDKDEPDWMLERRLRALEQYQNMPMPSDWPGMPDLSELDVEEIIPYIRPDVDKREGVDDWTELPDEIKDTFDKLGIPEAEKNALSGVGAQYESEVVYQNMQEQWEEKGVIFCNMDEAVREHPELVKEHFMTTCVPPSDNKFAALHGAVWSGGSFVYVPEDVTVEMPVQAYFRMNSEGMGQFEHTLIIAEEGSEVHYIEGCSAPKYGTHNLHSGGVEVFVGEDAHVQYSTVQNWSKNTFNLNTKRAICEENGTMEWVSGSMGSKVTMLYPCTILKGRGSTDTHITIALAGEGQDIDTGAKVYHNAPDTSSTIESKSISKDGGRTNYRGLVHIADGAENASTAVECDALMFDNESTSDTMPYMEIEESKVDVAHEATVGKIGDEDIFYLQSRGLDDDDAKKMIVAGFIEPITEELPIEYAVELNRLIELEMEGSLG; from the coding sequence ATGAGTTCCGATCAAGACCACCTAAAAGAGACAGACACTGAGGCCCGGTTCGAGTTCAAGAAAGAGGAGAACTCCGCGGTCAAATCCGACAAAGGCCTGACCGAGGAGGTCATCCGCATGATCTCCGAAGACAAGGACGAGCCCGACTGGATGCTCGAGCGACGCCTCCGCGCGCTCGAGCAGTACCAAAACATGCCGATGCCGTCGGACTGGCCCGGCATGCCGGACCTCTCCGAACTGGATGTCGAGGAGATCATCCCCTACATCCGCCCAGACGTCGACAAGCGCGAAGGCGTTGACGACTGGACGGAGCTGCCCGACGAGATCAAGGACACGTTCGACAAACTGGGCATTCCGGAAGCCGAGAAGAACGCCCTCTCGGGCGTCGGCGCCCAGTACGAGTCCGAAGTCGTCTACCAGAACATGCAGGAGCAGTGGGAGGAGAAAGGCGTCATCTTCTGTAACATGGATGAGGCCGTCCGGGAGCACCCCGAGCTCGTCAAAGAGCACTTCATGACGACCTGCGTGCCGCCGAGCGACAACAAGTTCGCCGCGCTGCACGGGGCCGTCTGGTCCGGCGGGTCGTTCGTCTACGTTCCAGAAGACGTCACCGTCGAGATGCCCGTTCAGGCCTACTTCCGCATGAACTCGGAAGGGATGGGGCAGTTCGAGCACACGCTCATCATCGCCGAGGAAGGCTCCGAGGTCCACTACATCGAGGGCTGTTCCGCGCCCAAATACGGGACCCACAACCTCCACTCCGGCGGCGTCGAGGTCTTCGTGGGCGAGGACGCTCACGTTCAGTACTCGACCGTGCAGAACTGGTCGAAGAACACCTTCAACCTGAACACCAAGCGTGCCATCTGCGAGGAGAACGGCACGATGGAGTGGGTTTCGGGCAGCATGGGCTCGAAAGTGACCATGCTCTACCCGTGTACCATCCTCAAGGGTCGCGGCTCGACCGACACCCATATCACCATCGCCCTAGCGGGCGAGGGCCAGGACATCGACACCGGCGCGAAGGTCTACCACAACGCGCCCGACACGAGCTCGACCATCGAGTCCAAGTCGATCTCCAAGGACGGCGGCCGCACCAACTACCGCGGCCTCGTCCACATCGCCGACGGTGCCGAGAACGCCTCGACCGCCGTCGAGTGTGACGCCCTGATGTTCGACAACGAGTCGACCTCGGACACCATGCCGTACATGGAGATCGAGGAGTCGAAGGTCGACGTCGCTCACGAGGCGACCGTCGGCAAGATCGGTGATGAAGATATCTTCTACCTCCAGTCGCGCGGACTGGACGACGACGACGCCAAGAAGATGATCGTCGCCGGCTTCATCGAGCCGATCACGGAGGAACTGCCGATCGAATATGCGGTCGAACTCAACCGCCTCATCGAACTCGAGATGGAGGGTAGCCTCGGATAA
- the sufD gene encoding Fe-S cluster assembly protein SufD, with the protein MSAGTQVHANLTEEQVREISGDLDEPEWLLETRLEALEALEELDMPDVIRTPGRDWTNLYELDFESLVDPLNAAEDKDQVGPEEADVLSWTDAVDEHEELLKEHFGSIVDPQENYLTALSTALFSTGTVIYVPEGVDAEDVTIRTEQNSRSLFNYTLVVTEESSSVTILERQSTGEEAEEQYYSGVVEVAAGENSYVQYGSLQNLSEEAYNFTVKRGVADTYATIDWIEGNLGTQLTKTEVSTTLSGDSSETQIVGAFYGHNDQHFDLDAKVWHRAEHTTADLVTRGVTDDVARSVYEGVQDVGADAWDTSSYQRENTLMLSDESEADASPKLIINNHDTEASHSATVGQIDQEDLFYMTSRGVDPRAARNMLVEGFFVPVLEEIDVDELRDDLEELIGARLRQRD; encoded by the coding sequence ATGAGCGCAGGAACACAGGTACACGCCAATCTAACGGAAGAACAGGTGCGCGAAATCAGCGGCGACCTCGACGAGCCCGAGTGGCTCCTCGAGACCCGTCTCGAGGCCCTCGAGGCGCTCGAAGAGCTCGACATGCCGGACGTCATTCGGACGCCGGGTCGGGACTGGACGAATCTCTACGAACTCGACTTCGAGTCGCTGGTGGATCCGCTGAACGCGGCCGAGGACAAGGATCAAGTTGGTCCCGAGGAAGCCGACGTGCTCTCGTGGACTGATGCCGTCGATGAGCACGAAGAGCTCCTCAAGGAGCACTTCGGTAGCATCGTCGATCCCCAGGAGAACTACCTAACGGCGCTCTCGACGGCGCTGTTTAGCACCGGGACGGTCATCTACGTCCCCGAAGGCGTCGACGCCGAGGACGTGACCATCCGGACCGAGCAGAACTCCCGCTCGCTGTTCAACTACACGCTCGTCGTCACCGAGGAGTCGTCCTCGGTCACGATCTTAGAGCGACAGTCGACCGGCGAGGAAGCCGAGGAGCAGTACTACAGCGGCGTCGTCGAAGTCGCCGCCGGCGAGAACAGCTACGTCCAGTACGGCAGCCTTCAAAATCTCTCGGAGGAGGCCTACAACTTCACCGTCAAGCGCGGCGTCGCCGACACCTACGCCACGATCGATTGGATCGAGGGCAACCTCGGAACGCAGCTAACCAAAACCGAGGTCTCGACGACGCTCAGCGGCGACTCCTCGGAGACCCAGATCGTCGGTGCCTTCTACGGTCACAACGACCAGCACTTCGATCTCGACGCGAAGGTCTGGCACCGCGCCGAGCACACGACCGCCGACCTCGTCACCCGCGGCGTCACCGACGACGTCGCCCGCTCGGTCTACGAGGGCGTCCAGGACGTCGGCGCCGACGCGTGGGACACCAGCTCCTACCAGCGCGAGAACACGCTCATGCTCAGCGACGAGAGCGAGGCCGACGCCTCCCCGAAGCTGATCATCAACAACCACGACACCGAGGCCAGCCACTCCGCAACGGTCGGCCAGATCGACCAGGAGGACCTGTTCTACATGACCTCCCGCGGTGTCGACCCCCGCGCGGCCCGCAACATGCTCGTTGAGGGCTTCTTCGTGCCCGTCCTCGAGGAAATCGACGTCGACGAACTCCGCGACGATCTCGAGGAACTGATCGGCGCGCGTCTTCGCCAGCGCGACTAA
- a CDS encoding HEAT repeat domain-containing protein, with amino-acid sequence MSDDEAAEDGADEPAEEESEPVDLEAIREALAAFEDDVEALESELEAAETEDDLDVVEADIESFREEFEEIEIPDPPETEEDEDEDEDAEPAPEEQLQERYDDIESDVSDLESDLEDQRGPYGEDVVSEINSASGTITGTRWTEEGNAELIEAVDDFLDDLNELLGTSVTLSNEGEAVPDQLDATLDRAAEAVEDAELDADDDAETIAGLLEATDDLDSDIDDATEWTDLEIREQLRREGFYDVLDHVKDFPPEWHALKVHEKRGNVDMILLAYETFDSDYMEEHCLEALERMGPEEAMEPMIQKAGRRDQAAMRILGKIGIADDEVVEALVDYVDSNPNLQRPAFRALGEIGAEDAVEPIAQQLVADEPDVRSWAARALGLIGDTRAVEPLADVLADDEEDRVRASAAWALNQIGTAEALEIVADYGDDRAYLVQAEAEKAATEPAA; translated from the coding sequence ATGAGCGATGACGAGGCAGCCGAGGACGGAGCGGACGAACCGGCCGAGGAGGAGTCCGAACCGGTCGATCTCGAGGCGATCCGCGAGGCGCTCGCGGCCTTCGAGGACGACGTCGAAGCCCTCGAGAGCGAGCTCGAAGCCGCCGAGACCGAGGACGATCTCGACGTCGTCGAGGCTGACATCGAGTCCTTCCGCGAGGAGTTCGAGGAGATCGAGATCCCCGACCCGCCAGAAACCGAGGAGGACGAAGACGAGGATGAGGACGCCGAACCCGCGCCCGAGGAGCAACTCCAGGAGCGCTACGACGACATCGAGAGCGACGTCTCTGATCTCGAGTCAGATCTGGAGGACCAGCGCGGTCCCTACGGCGAGGACGTCGTCAGCGAGATCAACAGTGCCAGCGGGACGATCACGGGCACCCGCTGGACCGAAGAGGGTAACGCCGAACTGATCGAGGCCGTCGACGACTTCCTCGACGACCTGAACGAACTGCTCGGCACCTCGGTCACGCTGAGCAACGAGGGCGAGGCGGTCCCCGACCAGCTTGATGCGACTCTCGACCGCGCGGCCGAGGCCGTCGAGGACGCCGAACTCGACGCCGACGACGACGCCGAGACGATCGCCGGCCTGCTCGAGGCCACGGACGACCTCGACTCCGATATCGACGACGCGACCGAGTGGACCGACCTCGAGATCCGCGAGCAACTGCGCCGCGAAGGGTTCTACGACGTGCTCGACCACGTCAAGGACTTCCCACCGGAGTGGCACGCGCTGAAGGTCCACGAGAAGCGCGGCAACGTCGATATGATCCTGCTGGCCTACGAGACCTTCGACTCCGATTACATGGAGGAACACTGCCTCGAGGCCTTAGAACGCATGGGTCCCGAGGAGGCCATGGAACCCATGATCCAGAAGGCGGGCCGCCGTGACCAGGCCGCGATGCGCATCCTGGGCAAGATCGGGATCGCCGACGACGAGGTCGTCGAGGCGCTGGTCGACTACGTCGACTCGAACCCTAACCTCCAGCGGCCTGCGTTCCGCGCGCTCGGCGAGATCGGCGCCGAAGACGCCGTCGAGCCGATCGCCCAGCAGCTGGTCGCCGACGAGCCGGACGTCCGCAGCTGGGCCGCACGCGCGCTCGGCCTGATCGGCGACACCCGCGCCGTCGAGCCGCTCGCGGACGTGCTGGCCGACGACGAAGAGGACCGCGTCCGCGCCAGCGCCGCCTGGGCGTTAAACCAGATCGGCACCGCCGAGGCCCTCGAGATCGTCGCCGACTACGGCGACGACCGCGCGTATCTCGTTCAGGCCGAAGCCGAGAAGGCCGCGACCGAGCCCGCAGCCTAA
- a CDS encoding ferritin-like domain-containing protein, producing MSLGQRVSSDHQLARLLQIGVVLEEVVESRAAHHLDSLPPEERAAIDEEVRELLEEAADESADHRERLEALIDDLEADTVAYEEINALVDAQYGPPEDTDGVLYDQLANEETAYKFYDDLINAIEASDSEFAIERERLLETLYEIREEEKDGVEEVTEIMEHRA from the coding sequence ATGAGTCTGGGACAGCGCGTCTCGAGCGATCACCAGCTAGCCCGATTGCTGCAGATCGGGGTCGTTCTGGAGGAGGTCGTCGAGTCACGCGCCGCCCACCACCTCGACTCGCTGCCCCCCGAAGAGCGAGCGGCGATCGACGAGGAGGTGCGGGAGTTGCTCGAGGAGGCCGCCGACGAGTCGGCCGACCACCGCGAGCGGCTCGAGGCGCTGATCGACGATCTCGAGGCGGACACCGTCGCGTACGAGGAAATCAACGCGTTGGTCGACGCCCAGTATGGACCCCCAGAGGACACCGACGGCGTCCTCTACGACCAACTGGCGAACGAGGAAACGGCCTACAAGTTCTACGACGACCTTATCAATGCAATCGAGGCATCCGACAGCGAGTTCGCTATCGAACGCGAGCGCCTCCTCGAGACCCTCTACGAGATCCGCGAGGAGGAAAAGGACGGCGTCGAAGAAGTGACCGAGATCATGGAGCACAGAGCATGA
- a CDS encoding phospholipase D-like domain-containing protein — MEYRRAVLVALVSVGLAAGTLIGVGLVAVDTATSDGTPSDVASRGNATLSRADANGDGTSLACPIGAMESAPSSDELTDGNGSVPDADTGERPMNATGTAPRIVELYPNPTIRDNVGEYLVLEVPPDTRLENWTLTDGHTTAELPNETVAGRVAASTAPNVTGGLTEYPVVELEGALRLAVDGDTLELRNETTTVDAVAYDRAPTAERWYRNGSETDELTAGNPETGDWHPRDATCLPVSTADVANATAFVLPDSPAVPLETLRGADDRLLLAGYTVTSEAVADELVAAADRGVDAAVLFESSPVGGTPAATESVLETLVDGGVDVRVIGGADSRYRYHHPKYAVVDDRVLVTTENWKPSGVGGQSSRGWGVRLESESLAADLATVFDADFEGRDTTSGAAYRRNASFVDDGPVFSSPDPEFPTAHGPSTVPVESAELLLAPDNAERRLNSLLESADDEILVLQPSIADDVSLLKSTLEAARRGVDVRILLGSAEYNADENAALAQDLERIADDESLPLEVELVEETDAFEKIHAKGVVIDREVAVVGSANWNENSLQNNREVVLALHGEEIASYYADVFEADWQGDDVSSPITVGVALAVVAALALAALVGRRYVRFGDPQ; from the coding sequence ATGGAGTACCGACGCGCAGTCCTCGTCGCGCTCGTGAGCGTCGGCCTCGCCGCCGGCACGTTGATCGGGGTCGGACTCGTCGCCGTCGACACCGCGACGAGCGACGGAACTCCCAGCGACGTGGCGTCTCGAGGCAACGCAACGCTCTCTCGAGCCGACGCTAACGGCGACGGAACCAGCCTCGCGTGTCCGATCGGTGCGATGGAATCGGCGCCCTCGTCGGACGAGCTAACCGACGGCAACGGGTCGGTCCCCGACGCCGACACCGGCGAGCGACCGATGAACGCGACCGGTACCGCGCCTCGGATCGTCGAACTCTACCCGAATCCCACGATTCGCGACAACGTCGGCGAGTATCTCGTCCTCGAGGTCCCCCCGGACACTCGACTCGAGAACTGGACGCTCACCGACGGCCATACCACGGCTGAACTCCCGAACGAGACCGTCGCCGGCCGCGTTGCCGCGAGCACGGCGCCGAACGTCACTGGCGGACTGACCGAGTACCCGGTGGTCGAACTCGAGGGGGCGCTGCGACTCGCCGTCGACGGGGACACCCTGGAGCTCCGGAACGAGACGACGACCGTCGACGCGGTCGCGTACGATCGAGCGCCGACGGCGGAACGGTGGTACCGCAACGGCAGCGAGACCGACGAGCTGACCGCCGGCAACCCCGAAACCGGCGACTGGCATCCCCGCGATGCGACCTGCCTCCCAGTCTCGACGGCCGACGTCGCGAACGCGACGGCGTTCGTCCTTCCCGACTCACCCGCGGTTCCCCTCGAGACGCTCCGCGGCGCCGACGACCGCCTGCTGCTGGCCGGCTACACGGTCACGTCCGAGGCGGTCGCCGATGAACTCGTCGCCGCGGCCGACCGCGGGGTCGACGCCGCGGTGCTCTTCGAGTCGAGCCCCGTCGGCGGCACGCCCGCGGCGACCGAGAGCGTCCTCGAGACGCTCGTCGACGGCGGGGTCGACGTTCGCGTTATCGGCGGCGCCGACTCGCGGTACCGCTATCATCACCCCAAATACGCGGTGGTCGACGACCGCGTGCTGGTCACGACCGAGAACTGGAAGCCGTCGGGCGTCGGCGGCCAGAGCAGCCGCGGCTGGGGCGTGCGCCTCGAGTCCGAGTCCCTCGCGGCCGATCTCGCGACCGTCTTCGACGCGGACTTCGAGGGTCGCGATACGACCTCGGGTGCGGCCTATCGCAGGAACGCTTCGTTCGTGGACGACGGCCCCGTCTTTTCTTCGCCCGATCCCGAGTTCCCGACGGCCCACGGCCCGTCGACGGTCCCCGTCGAGTCCGCCGAACTCCTGCTCGCACCGGACAACGCCGAACGCCGTCTCAACTCGTTACTCGAGAGCGCCGACGACGAGATCCTCGTCCTGCAGCCGTCTATCGCCGACGACGTGTCGTTGCTCAAGTCGACCCTCGAGGCTGCCCGCCGCGGCGTCGACGTCCGTATCCTGCTCGGATCGGCGGAGTACAACGCTGACGAGAACGCGGCGCTGGCGCAGGACTTAGAACGGATCGCCGACGACGAGTCGCTGCCGCTCGAGGTCGAACTGGTCGAGGAGACGGACGCATTCGAGAAAATCCACGCCAAGGGGGTCGTAATCGACCGCGAGGTGGCGGTCGTCGGCAGCGCCAACTGGAACGAAAACTCCCTCCAGAACAACCGTGAGGTCGTACTGGCGCTCCACGGCGAGGAAATCGCGAGCTACTACGCCGACGTATTCGAGGCCGACTGGCAGGGTGACGACGTCTCGTCGCCGATCACCGTCGGCGTCGCCCTCGCCGTCGTCGCCGCGCTCGCCCTCGCAGCGCTGGTCGGACGTCGGTACGTTCGGTTCGGCGATCCACAGTAA
- a CDS encoding protein sorting system archaetidylserine synthase (This PssA-like phosphatidyltransferase, along with a PssD-like decarboxylase, is required in Haloarchaea for the archaeosortase ArtA to replace the PGF-CTERM sorting signal with a C-terminal lipid anchor.), with the protein MLPRFVGRLGVADAVTIANAALGFVAVVVAFVDIALAARLILLAAIADGLDGILARRYGGTDVGPYLDSLADVASFAVAPAIVAFVVITDGLELGFDAVTGELLLATGTCALFVAMAVTRLGMYTAFDVSGNYTEGIQTTLAATIIGAAILAGTTNPWLVLAVTGAFCYLMVSRIEYPDLLARDAAIMGVVHALAILIPEFAGRTFPYALLTLGIAYMTLSPWFYWREEAQSTAPDAHGNA; encoded by the coding sequence ATGCTCCCCCGGTTCGTCGGGCGACTGGGCGTCGCGGACGCGGTGACCATCGCTAACGCCGCGCTGGGATTCGTCGCCGTCGTCGTCGCCTTCGTCGACATCGCGCTCGCCGCACGCCTCATCCTGTTGGCGGCGATCGCGGACGGGTTAGACGGGATCCTCGCCCGCCGCTACGGCGGCACCGACGTCGGTCCCTACCTCGACTCGCTGGCCGATGTCGCCTCCTTCGCGGTCGCCCCCGCGATCGTCGCCTTCGTCGTCATCACCGACGGCCTCGAGCTCGGGTTCGACGCAGTAACGGGCGAACTCCTCCTGGCGACCGGGACCTGCGCGCTATTCGTCGCGATGGCCGTTACCCGCCTCGGCATGTACACGGCCTTCGACGTCAGCGGTAACTACACCGAGGGTATCCAGACGACGCTGGCGGCGACGATCATCGGCGCGGCGATCCTCGCCGGCACGACCAACCCGTGGCTCGTCCTCGCGGTGACGGGCGCGTTCTGTTACCTGATGGTCTCACGCATCGAGTACCCCGACCTGCTCGCCCGCGATGCGGCCATCATGGGGGTCGTCCACGCACTGGCGATCCTAATTCCCGAGTTCGCCGGTCGCACGTTCCCCTACGCGCTGTTGACGCTGGGTATCGCGTACATGACGTTGAGCCCCTGGTTCTACTGGCGCGAGGAGGCCCAGTCGACGGCGCCCGACGCGCATGGAAACGCTTAG
- a CDS encoding metal-dependent transcriptional regulator, with product MNTADQYLKAIYLAQRIEDGPASTGTLADLLEVSPASVNEMIGKLEDRGLVDHEKYKGASLTDEGLGRAHDALQTYCIIERFLANVLEVEEYQDEARALESVIDDTVAERLDTIIDRPGECPDCFDPERDACERLEVGDGCAD from the coding sequence ATGAACACTGCAGACCAATATCTCAAGGCGATCTATCTGGCTCAACGCATCGAGGACGGCCCCGCATCGACCGGCACGCTCGCGGACTTGCTCGAGGTCAGTCCGGCCAGCGTCAACGAGATGATCGGCAAACTCGAGGACCGGGGACTCGTCGACCACGAGAAGTACAAGGGGGCGAGTCTGACCGACGAGGGACTCGGGCGCGCCCACGACGCCCTCCAGACCTACTGTATCATCGAACGGTTCCTCGCGAACGTCCTCGAGGTCGAGGAGTACCAGGACGAGGCCCGCGCTCTGGAGAGCGTCATCGACGATACCGTCGCGGAGCGCCTCGACACGATCATCGACCGGCCGGGCGAGTGCCCCGACTGTTTCGACCCCGAACGGGACGCCTGCGAGCGACTCGAGGTCGGTGACGGCTGCGCGGACTGA
- a CDS encoding ABC transporter ATP-binding protein, with the protein MARLELSNLHAEVAEGDEKILEGVDLEVESGEIHALMGPNGSGKSTTAKVIAGHPAYEVTEGEVLLHLEDEEFGEDIEIDEDQRTWNLLDLEPNERAALGIFLGFQYPAEIEGVTMTNFLRTALNAKIEEREELFEEEEGEDVEEEDEGFESSPMEGPADEGEVGVAEFQQILQEKMEQLDMDEKFAQRYLNAGFSGGEKKQNEVLQAAILEPSVAVLDEIDSGLDIDRLQDVSEGINALRDEQGTGILQITHYQRILDYVEPDHVHVMLDGQIAKSGGPELAEKLEDKGYDWVREDVYGTA; encoded by the coding sequence ATGGCACGTCTCGAACTATCCAACCTGCACGCGGAAGTGGCGGAGGGCGACGAGAAAATTCTCGAGGGCGTCGATCTCGAAGTCGAGTCCGGCGAGATTCACGCCCTGATGGGGCCCAACGGCTCCGGGAAGTCGACGACCGCGAAGGTCATTGCCGGTCACCCCGCCTACGAGGTCACTGAGGGCGAGGTTCTGCTCCACCTCGAGGACGAGGAGTTCGGTGAGGACATCGAGATCGACGAGGACCAGCGCACCTGGAACCTGCTGGACTTAGAGCCCAACGAGCGCGCCGCGCTCGGCATCTTCCTCGGCTTCCAGTATCCGGCCGAGATCGAGGGCGTCACGATGACGAACTTCCTCCGCACGGCGCTGAACGCCAAGATCGAGGAGCGCGAGGAGCTCTTCGAGGAAGAGGAAGGCGAAGACGTCGAAGAAGAGGATGAAGGCTTCGAGTCCTCGCCGATGGAAGGCCCCGCGGACGAGGGCGAGGTCGGCGTCGCCGAGTTCCAGCAGATCCTCCAGGAGAAGATGGAGCAACTGGACATGGATGAGAAGTTCGCCCAGCGCTACCTCAACGCCGGCTTCTCCGGCGGGGAGAAAAAGCAGAACGAAGTGCTGCAGGCCGCCATCCTCGAGCCCTCGGTCGCCGTCCTCGACGAGATTGACTCCGGGCTCGACATCGACCGACTACAGGACGTCTCGGAGGGCATCAACGCCCTGCGCGACGAGCAGGGTACTGGTATCCTCCAGATCACCCACTACCAGCGCATCCTCGACTACGTCGAGCCCGATCACGTCCACGTGATGCTCGACGGCCAGATCGCCAAGAGCGGCGGTCCCGAGCTCGCCGAGAAGCTCGAGGACAAGGGGTACGACTGGGTCCGCGAAGACGTCTACGGCACCGCGTAA
- a CDS encoding HNH endonuclease, with protein MEEHGIDRRTANQDVETHEVHCEYCGTQKEIPPCQYEQSERFFCDNQCQGEFLKETGRVSGENSPWWKGKESVECSNCGTTKAVYPSRLETKSKHFCDISCYAEWQSQNRRGENHHQWDPDSQTQFYTGNWKNVRRRVRERDNNTCQLCGVDSDVIGRNPDVHHICPIRTFDDPSNAHTMDNLIQLCRLCHTFMERLPESQQRALLEGDVPILGGDIGRRIRGVN; from the coding sequence ATGGAAGAACACGGTATCGACCGTCGGACGGCGAACCAGGATGTCGAAACACATGAAGTCCACTGTGAATACTGTGGGACTCAGAAGGAGATACCACCCTGTCAGTACGAACAGTCGGAACGCTTCTTCTGCGATAACCAATGCCAGGGTGAATTCTTGAAAGAGACCGGACGCGTTAGTGGAGAAAATAGTCCATGGTGGAAGGGGAAGGAGTCAGTAGAGTGCTCGAATTGTGGTACGACGAAGGCCGTGTATCCGAGTCGTCTGGAAACGAAGTCAAAACATTTCTGCGATATCAGTTGTTACGCAGAGTGGCAATCTCAGAACCGCCGCGGCGAGAACCATCATCAGTGGGACCCCGACTCCCAAACGCAGTTTTACACTGGTAATTGGAAGAATGTTCGTCGGCGCGTGCGAGAACGAGACAACAATACGTGCCAATTGTGCGGAGTTGATTCGGATGTGATCGGCCGAAACCCAGATGTTCATCATATCTGCCCTATTCGTACCTTCGATGATCCGTCCAATGCCCATACAATGGATAATTTGATACAACTCTGTCGTCTTTGCCATACATTCATGGAGCGTCTGCCGGAAAGTCAGCAGAGAGCGCTCTTAGAGGGAGATGTTCCGATACTTGGGGGAGATATCGGAAGACGAATACGCGGAGTGAATTGA
- a CDS encoding cupredoxin domain-containing protein, producing the protein MNRRVYLAAVGSTVSAGLAGCSAVTSPFENDGPCDGQSCTIGMNRNAFLPDEYEASVGETVVWKNTSEAIHTVTAREASLPEGADYFATGGFEDEQTAIDAWHESQGGKLETRETFEHTFEVPGTYTYICEPHVTAGMTGKIIVSE; encoded by the coding sequence ATGAATCGGCGCGTCTATCTCGCCGCCGTCGGATCCACCGTTTCGGCCGGATTGGCGGGCTGTTCGGCCGTCACCAGCCCCTTCGAGAACGACGGTCCCTGCGACGGCCAGAGCTGTACCATCGGGATGAACCGGAACGCCTTCCTCCCTGACGAGTACGAGGCCAGCGTCGGCGAAACCGTCGTTTGGAAGAACACCAGCGAAGCCATTCACACGGTGACGGCCCGCGAGGCGAGCCTTCCCGAGGGAGCCGACTACTTCGCGACCGGCGGCTTCGAGGACGAACAGACAGCGATCGACGCCTGGCACGAGTCCCAGGGTGGGAAACTCGAGACCCGCGAGACGTTCGAGCACACGTTCGAGGTGCCGGGAACCTACACCTACATCTGCGAACCCCACGTTACTGCTGGAATGACCGGCAAGATCATCGTCTCCGAGTGA